Proteins encoded by one window of Vitis vinifera cultivar Pinot Noir 40024 chromosome 10, ASM3070453v1:
- the LOC104878417 gene encoding cellulose synthase-like protein E1, with amino-acid sequence MFRRTTSYFFGFLDTILRILGFAETTFAVTAKVCDEDVSRRYVQEIMEFGSPSPMFTILATLAMLNLFSFAFCVKRVVVDIQIKTLESLARQIILCGLLVLINLPVYQGLFFRKDKGAMPTSVTYKSVSLALLACSIALY; translated from the coding sequence ATGTTCAGAAGGACAACTTCCTACTTCTTTGGCTTCCTCGATACGATCTTGAGGATACTAGGCTTTGCTGAGACCACTTTTGCTGTCACTGCAAAGGTGTGTGATGAAGATGTGTCTCGAAGATACGTACAAGAAATCATGGAGTTCGGCTCTCCTTCACCAATGTTTACCATTTTAGCAACACTTGCAATGCTCAATCTGTTCAGTTTTGCCTTTTGTGTAAAGAGGGTGGTTGTGgatattcaaattaaaacttTAGAGTCATTAGCTCGGCAGATTATCTTATGTGGGCTTCTTGTTCTCATCAATCTGCCTGTATACCAAGGGCTCTTTTTCCGCAAGGACAAGGGCGCCATGCCAACCTCTGTCACATACAAATCAGTTTCTTTAGCGCTGTTGGCCTGTTCAATAGCCTTGTATTAG
- the LOC100852703 gene encoding cellulose synthase-like protein E6 isoform X1, with amino-acid sequence MDKGREEMGKDGYLPLFETKVAKGRILFRCYAASVFVGIIFICVYRVVHFPPASAQVLRRWAWMGLFLSELWFSFYWFLTQFVRWNLVYRYTFKDRLSQRYEKVLPGIDIFVCTADPRIEPPIMVINTVLSVMAYNYPSHKPSVYLSDDGGSDLTFYALLEASRFSKHWLPFCRKFSIEPRSPAAYFSTSPEPHNSNPLMAQEWFSIKKIYEDMRNIIETTTSLGRISEEIKKEHKGFLEWNSVSTRHDHQSILQMVIDGRDPKAVDSEGQPLPTLVYLSREKKPQYHHNFKAGAMNALIRVSSKISNGSIILNVDCDMYSNNSESVRDALCFFMDEEKGHEIAYVQFPQCYDNLTRNDLYGTCFRVINEVELAALDANGGPCYIGSGCFHRRETLCGMKYSKGCETEWKRENERKTREKASVLEESCKVLASCTYEENTQWGKEEMGLKYDCAVQDIITGFSIQCRGWKSMYFNPERQGFLGVAPTTLLQSLGQHKRWSEGQFQIFLSMYCPFIYGHKKIPLKLQFSYSPYFLWAPNCMATLYYVAVPSLSVVGGISLFPEIWSLWVLPFAYVIIAKYAYSLGEFLWFDGTIQGWWNDQRVWLFRRTTSYFFAFLDTILKLVGFAENTFVVTAKVSDEDVSRRYEQEVMEFGCPSPMFTIISTLAMLNLFSFVSCVKRVVVDIQIKALESLALQIILCGLLVLINLPVYQGLFFRKDKGAMPTSVTYESISLALLACSIVLY; translated from the exons ATGGATAAAGGCAGAGAAGAAATGGGCAAAGATGGCTATCTTCCTCTCTTTGAAACCAAGGTTGCAAAGGGTCGTATCCTATTCAGATGCTATGCAGCATCAGTGTTTGTGGGTATTATTTTTATCTGTGTTTACAGGGTGGTTCATTTCCCACCTGCAAGCGCACAAGTGCTAAGAAGATGGGCTTGGATGGGGTTGTTTTTATCTGAGTTGTGGTTCAGTTTCTACTGGTTTCTCACTCAATTTGTTAGATGGAACCTCGTCTATCGTTACACCTTCAAAGACAGGCTCTCTCAGAG ATATGAGAAGGTTTTGCCGGGCATAGACATATTTGTTTGCACTGCGGACCCAAGAATAGAGCCGCCCATCATGGTCATCAACACGGTTTTATCAGTCATGGCTTATAACTACCCATCACATAAACCAAGTGTCTATCTCTCTGATGATGGAGGCTCAGACCTGACCTTCTATGCTTTGTTAGAGGCCTCTCGCTTCTCAAAGCATTGGCTACCATTTTGCAGGAAGTTCAGTATAGAACCAAGGTCACCAGCTGCTTATTTTTCCACATCTCCTGAACCCCACAATAGCAATCCTCTCATGGCTCAAGAGTGGTTTTCCATCAAG AAAATCTATGAAGACATGAGGAATATAATTGAAACCACCACTAGCCTTGGCAGAATAtcagaagaaataaaaaaggagcACAAGGGATTTCTGGAGTGGAACAGTGTTTCGACACGGCATGATCATCAGTCCATTCTTCAG ATGGTGATTGATGGGAGAGACCCCAAGGCTGTGGACTCTGAAGGACAACCTTTGCCAACTCTAGTATACTTGTCCCGTGAGAAGAAACCCCAATACCATCACAATTTTAAAGCTGGAGCCATGAATGCACTC ATAAGGGTGTCATCAAAGATAAGCAATGGTTCCATTATTCTTAATGTGGACTGTGACATGTACTCCAACAATTCAGAATCAGTGAGAGATGCTCTGTGTTTTTTCATGGATGAAGAGAAGGGCCATGAAATTGCTTATGTCCAGTTTCCACAGTGTTACGATAATCTTACTAGGAATGATTTATATGGCACCTGCTTTAGGGTGATTAATGAG GTGGAGCTAGCAGCTCTTGATGCAAACGGAGGGCCTTGCTATATTGGCAGTGGATGCTTTCATAGGAGAGAGACACTGTGTGGAATGAAATATAGCAAGGGATGTGAGACAGAATGGAAGAgggagaatgaaagaaagacgAGAGAAAAGGCAAGTGTATTAGAAGAATCATGCAAGGTCCTTGCAAGCTGTACCTATGAAGAGAACACCCAATGGGGAAAGGAGGAg ATGGGTTTGAAGTATGATTGTGCAGTGCAAGACATAATCACAGGATTCTCAATACAATGTAGAGGTTGGAAATCCATGTATTTCAATCCAGAAAGGCAGGGCTTCTTGGGTGTTGCTCCCACAACGCTGTTGCAGTCACTGGGACAACATAAGAGATGGTCTGAAGGCCAGTTTCAGATATTTCTCTCAATGTACTGTCCCTTTATATATGGGCATAAAAAGATTCCTCTGAAACTTCAATTCTCCTACTCTCCCTATTTTCTGTGGGCTCCAAATTGCATGGCTACACTATACTATGTTGCCGTCCCATCACTTTCTGTCGTTGGGGGCATCTCTTTGTTCCCAGAG ATATGGAGCCTGTGGGTCCTGCCCTTTGCCTATGTCATTATCGCCAAGTATGCATACAGCTTGGGGGAGTTTCTTTGGTTTGATGGCACAATCCAAGGTTGGTGGAATGACCAAAGAGTATGGCTGTTTAGAAGGACAACTTCCTACTTCTTTGCCTTCCTTGATACAATCTTGAAGCTAGTAGGCTTTGCTGAGAACACTTTTGTAGTTACTGCAAAGGTGTCTGATGAAGATGTGTCTCGAAGATACGAGCAAGAAGTCATGGAGTTTGGCTGTCCTTCACCAATGTTTACCATTATATCCACACTTGCAATGCTCAATCTGTTCAGTTTTGTTTCCTGTGTAAAGAGGGTGGTTGTGGATATTCAAATTAAAGCTTTAGAGTCATTAGCTCTGCAGATTATCTTATGTGGGCTTCTTGTTCTCATAAACCTGCCTGTATACCAAGGGCTCTTTTTCCGCAAGGACAAGGGAGCCATGCCAACCTCTGTCACATATGAATCGATTTCTTTAGCGCTGTTGGCCTGTTCAATAGTCTTGTATTAG
- the LOC132254462 gene encoding WEB family protein At1g12150-like yields the protein MLQVGELEKAMVITSMKGRASEESSPRTEVGEIDTRAPFQSVKAAVNLFGEVAVPRDEKPVVRRSRLSMDEIVLMDKEGELILAQNELGKVKEQLENAEATKSRAISDLEKANITLQGLMTKLRAASESKQLVIEATEALKTRAKQLEVESRKSLEISAAWKEELDRATELYKITITELDNEKQELTNIRQDFDASLEAKLAAVEQEEEAQTADRINTERIDELSKEIATMKESLAHVKLSSRQSQQELKKMITEKDTLLQSHRTATEEVHNKKLSLEKEINLEVTCDLEMMLVETEQEIALLQEEMQKAPASDMDSVRQLTLELEDATKELQGVAEEESLLQSLVASLKLELETVREHISELQGKESGRESVAESMNVEIEKSKLELEQAVSEETDATEIPGDLFLTMEQLSPESKNALREAEEIRKTAEEMKQEAQRARILVEEGDRKLTLALQEVEEAKAAEQIALDEIAILSKRANAARASQSASGEKIKLSVEEFESLSRKVEVSENLAMMKEAAATAQVEAVNASKNEADKRVEASLKEIEDLKTEIEEATKAAELAEEAKKLVEDELQKWHDEREESYGSSPPLIMEDTPTSSDTYPQHS from the exons ATGTTGCAGGTAGGTGAATTGGAGAAGGCAATGGTAATAACAAGCATGAAAGGTCGAGCAAGTGAGGAGAGCTCCCCACGAACGGAAGTGGGAGAGATAGATACAAGGGCGCCATTCCAATCTGTCAAAGCTGCTGTCAACTTATTCGGTGAAGTGGCCGTCCCCAGGGACGAAAAGCCTGTTGTTAGGAGGTCGAGACTTTCCATGGAT GAAATTGTACTGATGGACAAGGAAGGGGAGCTTATCTTGGCACAGAATGAACTGGGCAAGGTCAAGGAACAGCTTGAGAATGCAGAAGCTACGAAATCTCGAGCGATTTCTGATCTTGAAAAGGCCAATATAACTCTGCAGGGCTTGATGACCAAACTCAGAGCTGCAAGTGAATCCAAACAGTTGGTGATTGAGGCCACTGAAGCTCTCAAGACCCGGGCAAAGCAACTTGAAGTGGAGTCCAGAAAATCCTTGGAAATTAGTGCTGCATGGAAAGAGGAACTGGACCGGGCAACTGAGCTATACAAGATCACCATTACTGAACTTGATAATGAAAAACAAGAGCTCACAAATATTCGACAGGATTTTGATGCATCCCTGGAAGCAAAATTGGCTGCAGTCGAGCAGGAAGAGGAAGCTCAAACTGCGGACAGGATTAATACAGAGAGGATTGATGAGCTTTCAAAGGAAATCGCCACAATGAAGGAGTCACTGGCTCATGTGAAGCTTTCCTCTCGACAATCCCAACAAGAGCTAAAAAAGATGATAACAGAGAAAGATACCCTGCTACAATCTCATAGGACTGCTACGGAAGAAGTGCATAATAAAAAGCTTTCTTTAGAGAAAGAGATTAATCTTGAAGTCACCTGTGATCTTGAGATGATGCTGGTAGAAACAGAACAGGAGATTGCCCTTTTACAAGAGGAGATGCAAAAGGCTCCTGCTTCTGATATGGATTCTGTGAGACAACTAACTTTGGAGCTTGAAGATGCCACAAAGGAGCTGCAAGGTGTTGCAGAAGAAGAAAGCTTACTACAAAGCTTGGTGGCTTCCCTTAAGCTAGAACTGGAGACTGTGAGGGAACATATTTCTGAGTTGCAAGGGAAGGAATCAGGAAGAGAATCTGTAGCCGAGAGCATGAATGTTGAAATAGAGAAAAGCAAGTTGGAGCTAGAACAAGCTGTTTCAGAAGAAACTGATGCAACAGAGATTCCTGGGGACCTCTTCTTAACAATGGAACAGCTTTCACCAGAATCTAAAAATGCACTACGGGAAGCAGAAGAGATTAGGAAAACCGCTGAAGAGATGAAGCAAGAAGCTCAAAGAGCCCGAATTCTGGTAGAGGAAGGAGACAGAAAGCTAACACTTGCACTACAAGAAGTGGAGGAGGCAAAAGCAGCAGAGCAAATTGCTCTTGATGAGATTGCAATTCTGTCTAAAAGAGCTAATGCTGCTCGTGCTTCACAATCCGCGTCTGGAGAAAAGATCAAACTCTCAGTAGAAGAGTTTGAATCTTTGAGCAGAAAAGTGGAAGTGTCTGAGAATTTGGCCATGATGAAAGAGGCAGCTGCCACGGCACAGGTGGAAGCAGTTAATGCCAGCAAAAATGAAGCGGATAAGAGGGTTGAAGCAAGCTTGAAAGAGATTGAGGATCTGAAGACAGAAATTGAAGAGGCTACAAAAGCAGCAGAATTGGCAGAGGAAGCAAAAAAGTTAGTAGAGGATGAACTCCAGAAGTGGCATGATGAAAGAGAGGAGAGTTATGGATCATCTCCTCCCCTGATTATGGAAGATACCCCAACGTCATCAGACACGTACCCCCAGCATTCTTAG
- the LOC100262035 gene encoding phosphatidylinositol/phosphatidylcholine transfer protein SFH9 has protein sequence MGIVAEDAVNQFEALMNQVDEPLKKTFQNIHQGYPTGTLVRFLKAREWNVPKAHKMLVDCLNWRVENDIDNILAKPIVPTDLYRGVRDSQLIGLSGYTKEGLPVFAIGAGFSTFDKASVHYYVQSHIQINEYRDRVILPSASKKHGRHITSCVKVLDMTGLKLSALSQIKLLTIMSTIDDLNYPEKTNTYYIVNAPYIFSACWKVVKPLLQERTRKKIQVLPGCGRDELLKIMDYASLPHFCRREGSGSSRHSGNETDNCYTLDHPFHQQLYNYIKQQASIIAPAGPYKQGSIHVHLPESAAEESEIAKTIESELQKFGNQTRLTDSLDALKVSDNRN, from the exons ATGGGAATCGTTGCTGAAGACGCGGTCAATCAGTTCGAAGCATTGATGAACCAGG TTGACGAGCCTCTGAAGAAAACATTCCAG aATATTCATCAAGGATATCCAACTGGAACTCTGGTGCGTTTTCTAAAAGCAAGAGAATGGAATGTTCCCAAAGCCCACAAAATG TTGGTGGATTGCCTAAACTGGAGGGTGGAAAATGACATTGACAATATTTTGGCA AAACCTATAGTTCCTACTGATTTGTACAGAGGAGTGCGTGATTCACAGCTCATAGGATTGTCAGGTTACACAAAAGAG GGCCTTCCGGTGTTTGCTATTGGTGCAGGGTTCAGCACCTTTGACAAAGCATCT gTTCACTACTATGTGCAATCACACAttcaaatcaatgaataccgGGATCGTGTAATTTTG CCTTCTGCATCAAAAAAGCATGGGCGACATATTACTTCTTGTGTGAAGGTCTTAGATATGACTGGCCTAAAGCTTTCAGCACTGAGCCAGATAAAG CTACTGACTATTATGTCAACCATCGATGACTTGAACTACCCAGAGAAGACAAATACATATTACATTGTAAACGCCCCATATATATTTTCAGCATGTTGGAAG GTTGTCAAACCTCTTTTGCaggaaagaacaagaaaaaagattCAGGTCTTGCCAGGTTGTGGACGAGATGAGCTGCTAAAG ATAATGGATTATGCATCCCTCCCCCATTTCTGTAGAAGAGAAGGCTCTGGATCATCCCGCCATTCAGGGAATGAAACTGATAATTGCTATACCTTGGATCATCCCTTCCATCAACAGCTTTATAACTACATCAAGCAACAAGCCTCAATTATTGCACCGGCTGGACCATATAAACAGGGGTCTATTCATGTGCATCTGCCCGAGTCAGCTGCAGAAGAATCAGAGATTGCTAAAACCATAGAATCTGAGTTACAGAAGTTTGGGAATCAGACTAGGCTCACAGACTCATTGGATGCCCTGAAAGTCAGTGATAACAGAAACTAA